In the genome of Armatimonadota bacterium, one region contains:
- a CDS encoding FAD-dependent oxidoreductase, with the protein MLTDAERRTLRALCDAVVPALARAEDPHGFLARRGSDLDLPALIEEGLAETPEHLRAQFRRLLRVMGSRAANLVLGAGPRGVAEMSASAAEAYLRSWGTSRLPLRRAAFQALKQVITFLFYASHPAGEPNPNWPAIGFPGHPPVAPGTVPGTALGAASGVIPRITPLEVASDAGLEADVCVIGSGAGGSVAAAELSRAGRQVLIVERGGYYDQGDYNGDEYEMLRRLSLGKGLFGTADNAFGLLAATCLGGSTVVNWCTSLRPAGDVLEEWGCEHGIDGASGPEFLEAMGAVEARLNVNTLESGHNPNNQVLADGARALGYRLETIPRNVRGCDDCGPCVYGCARGAKQDALVTYLRDACGHGARVLVRCRAERVLARSGEVTGVEAVVTDPASGQQHRVAIRCRTVVVAGGAIFSPALLLRSGLGNTMVGRGLRLHPVTACLGLYPHPIRIWAGAAQTATCTEFTRVRGMHGFWIEASPGHPGLSAMALPWVSGEDHKRQMARLEHTAALIVLVRDSGSGRVGLTPDGHPLVRYALNAQDRALMLQGLEEMGKIHFAAGAQEVASLHTRGVRVRREEPGAAVLFADGVRREGIRPNALALFSAHLMGGLPMGSDSRLAAVDPSGGLYGVRNLFVADASLFPSAPGVNPMIAIMAMAYRVARRIASDQP; encoded by the coding sequence ATGCTGACCGACGCAGAGCGCCGAACCCTGCGCGCGCTGTGTGATGCCGTGGTTCCGGCTCTCGCCCGGGCCGAAGACCCCCACGGATTCCTGGCGCGTCGCGGATCGGACCTCGACTTGCCGGCGCTGATCGAGGAGGGGCTGGCTGAAACCCCGGAACACCTGCGCGCACAGTTTCGGCGGCTCCTGCGGGTCATGGGAAGCCGGGCCGCGAACCTGGTGCTGGGCGCCGGACCGCGGGGCGTGGCAGAGATGTCCGCGTCCGCGGCGGAGGCCTATCTGCGATCGTGGGGCACCAGCCGCCTGCCGCTTCGGCGCGCGGCCTTCCAGGCCCTCAAGCAGGTCATCACCTTTCTGTTCTACGCCTCCCATCCTGCAGGAGAACCCAACCCCAACTGGCCTGCCATCGGGTTTCCCGGCCATCCTCCCGTGGCGCCGGGCACGGTGCCGGGCACGGCGCTAGGCGCGGCGTCGGGCGTGATCCCGCGCATCACGCCGCTGGAAGTGGCCTCAGACGCCGGCCTGGAGGCCGATGTCTGCGTCATCGGGTCGGGCGCCGGCGGAAGCGTGGCCGCGGCCGAGCTGAGCCGGGCAGGCCGGCAGGTGCTGATCGTAGAGCGCGGCGGGTACTACGACCAGGGCGACTACAACGGTGACGAGTACGAGATGCTACGACGGCTCTCGCTGGGCAAGGGGCTGTTCGGCACCGCTGACAACGCCTTCGGGCTGCTCGCGGCCACGTGCCTGGGCGGCAGCACAGTGGTCAACTGGTGCACGAGCCTGCGGCCTGCCGGTGATGTGCTCGAGGAGTGGGGGTGCGAGCACGGGATTGACGGCGCCTCCGGTCCTGAGTTCCTTGAGGCGATGGGCGCCGTCGAGGCCCGGCTGAACGTAAACACCCTGGAGAGCGGGCACAACCCCAACAACCAGGTCCTCGCGGACGGCGCCCGGGCATTGGGATACCGCCTCGAGACGATTCCGCGGAACGTGCGGGGGTGCGATGACTGCGGGCCGTGCGTGTACGGCTGCGCGCGCGGTGCCAAGCAGGATGCTCTCGTCACGTACCTCAGGGACGCCTGCGGGCACGGCGCCCGGGTGCTGGTCCGCTGCCGCGCGGAGCGCGTACTCGCCCGCTCCGGTGAGGTGACCGGGGTGGAGGCCGTCGTGACCGATCCCGCATCCGGGCAACAGCACCGCGTCGCTATCCGCTGCAGGACCGTGGTGGTGGCCGGCGGCGCCATATTCTCGCCGGCGCTGCTGCTGCGCTCCGGGCTCGGCAACACGATGGTGGGCCGCGGGCTGCGGCTCCATCCGGTGACCGCCTGCCTGGGCCTCTATCCTCATCCGATAAGGATCTGGGCAGGAGCCGCCCAGACCGCCACCTGCACCGAGTTCACAAGGGTGCGCGGGATGCACGGGTTCTGGATCGAGGCATCCCCGGGCCATCCCGGGCTGTCTGCGATGGCCTTGCCCTGGGTCAGCGGCGAAGACCACAAGCGCCAGATGGCCCGCCTTGAGCACACCGCCGCGCTGATCGTGCTCGTGCGCGACAGCGGAAGCGGAAGGGTTGGCCTCACGCCTGACGGACATCCCTTGGTACGCTACGCGCTGAACGCGCAGGACCGGGCGCTCATGCTGCAAGGGTTAGAAGAGATGGGCAAGATCCACTTTGCCGCAGGAGCGCAGGAGGTCGCAAGCCTGCACACCCGGGGCGTGCGCGTGCGCCGGGAAGAGCCTGGCGCCGCGGTCCTGTTCGCGGACGGGGTTCGGCGCGAGGGGATCCGTCCGAACGCGCTCGCTCTGTTCAGCGCGCACCTGAT